Proteins encoded by one window of Desulfovibrio ferrophilus:
- the nifK gene encoding nitrogenase molybdenum-iron protein subunit beta, whose translation MLLRHTPNEVAERKALTINPAKTCQPVGAMYAALGVHGCLPHSHGSQGCCAYHRSMLTRHYKEPVSAGTSSFTEGASVFGGQANLVQALDNMFTVYEPEVVAVHTTCLSETIGDDLPQITDKATKDGKVPEGKHVIYANTPSYVGTHVTGFSNMVKGMVKLAESTGVKNGKVNVIPGWVEPADMEEIKRLSALVGVDITMFPDTSGVLNGPLSGKYSMFPEGGTTVKELKSTGDAIGTLALGEWCSADAARLLDTQHKVPCKVLDMPFGLKATDRFVDALRIIAGVNVPEEVSRERGQLVDMISDMHQYFYHKKVALAGDPDQVIALTEFLVSIDMCPVHIVTGTQSKKVKARLEELTADVPFKVNIAAKGDMFLLHQWIKNEPVDLIIGNTYAKYIARDEDIPLVRFGFPIIDRVGHQYFPTVGYKGGLRLLEIILGRLLDRTDRDAPEESFELVY comes from the coding sequence ATGTTATTGAGACATACTCCCAATGAGGTCGCTGAGCGCAAGGCTCTGACCATCAACCCCGCCAAGACCTGCCAGCCGGTGGGGGCCATGTACGCGGCCTTGGGTGTCCACGGATGCCTGCCCCACAGTCATGGTTCGCAGGGCTGCTGTGCCTATCATCGCAGCATGCTGACCAGGCACTACAAGGAACCCGTTTCCGCTGGAACCAGCTCCTTCACCGAAGGCGCATCCGTGTTCGGTGGGCAGGCCAACCTGGTTCAGGCTCTGGACAACATGTTCACTGTGTATGAGCCCGAAGTCGTGGCCGTGCACACCACCTGTTTGTCCGAGACCATCGGCGACGATCTGCCACAGATCACGGACAAGGCCACCAAAGACGGCAAAGTCCCTGAAGGCAAACACGTCATCTATGCCAATACACCCAGCTATGTGGGCACGCACGTGACCGGCTTCTCCAACATGGTCAAAGGTATGGTCAAGCTGGCCGAGTCCACTGGCGTGAAGAACGGCAAAGTCAACGTCATTCCCGGCTGGGTCGAGCCCGCCGATATGGAAGAGATCAAACGCCTGTCTGCCCTGGTTGGCGTGGACATCACCATGTTCCCGGACACCTCGGGTGTTCTCAACGGCCCCCTGTCCGGCAAATACTCCATGTTCCCCGAAGGTGGCACCACCGTGAAGGAACTCAAGAGCACGGGTGATGCCATCGGCACCCTGGCTCTGGGCGAATGGTGTTCTGCCGATGCAGCCCGCCTGCTGGACACCCAGCACAAGGTCCCCTGCAAGGTGCTGGATATGCCCTTTGGCCTGAAGGCCACTGACCGTTTCGTGGATGCCTTGCGCATCATTGCCGGTGTCAACGTGCCCGAAGAAGTGAGCCGTGAGCGCGGGCAGCTGGTGGATATGATCTCGGACATGCACCAGTACTTCTATCACAAGAAGGTTGCTCTGGCCGGTGATCCCGACCAGGTGATCGCCCTGACCGAATTCCTGGTGTCCATCGACATGTGCCCGGTGCATATCGTGACCGGAACACAGAGCAAGAAGGTCAAAGCCAGACTTGAAGAACTGACGGCGGATGTGCCCTTCAAGGTCAATATCGCTGCCAAGGGTGACATGTTCCTGCTCCACCAGTGGATCAAGAACGAGCCTGTGGATCTGATCATTGGCAATACCTACGCCAAGTACATTGCCCGTGATGAGGATATTCCGCTGGTCCGCTTCGGCTTCCCGATCATTGACCGCGTGGGACATCAGTACTTCCCCACCGTCGGCTACAAGGGAGGCCTGCGGCTTTTGGAAATAATCCTGGGACGATTGCTGGACCGTACGGATCGCGATGCTCCCGAAGAAAGCTTCGAACTCGTCTACTAG
- a CDS encoding NifB/NifX family molybdenum-iron cluster-binding protein, which produces MATVHSIQGEHPCFSPGARKRVGRLHLSVAPRATARIRFAGSSVGTQALPPAEALALLDSVFADGTELGIVGITGPGDPMATPESTLETLKLVRAKYPELPLCLTTNGLGAAGHAHALAELGLAHITVLVDAVDPKVAEMIYAWIRPGTRNLCLPDAAELLVSDQLRAIEAFVGAGIPVKVNTTVYRGCNEAHIRDVAHTVADLGASIMAVMPYRALEGSEDYLAVQPGLGIMREVREAAGRYLKLMPQEETCGWDLMGLERPVSEAVGLGPVLPKPSGPRVNVAVASESGMEIDLHLGQAPKFLIYGPREDGLPCLLGTRPAPAPGGGDSRWEELALTLSDCFVLLAAGAGESPRKILGSHGIQVLVTDADAEGAVDVLFGGGEKGKGRGGKR; this is translated from the coding sequence ATGGCCACTGTCCACTCGATTCAAGGCGAACATCCCTGTTTCAGCCCCGGCGCGCGCAAGCGTGTCGGCAGGCTGCATCTGTCGGTTGCACCACGCGCCACGGCCCGTATCCGATTCGCTGGTAGTTCTGTCGGGACACAGGCTTTGCCTCCGGCCGAGGCCTTGGCCCTGCTTGATTCTGTTTTTGCGGACGGGACGGAACTGGGCATCGTGGGCATTACCGGTCCGGGTGATCCGATGGCGACTCCCGAATCCACTCTGGAGACGTTGAAGTTGGTGCGGGCAAAATATCCCGAGCTGCCTTTGTGCCTGACCACGAATGGTTTGGGTGCTGCGGGTCATGCCCATGCTCTGGCAGAATTGGGGTTGGCGCATATCACCGTGCTGGTTGACGCCGTGGACCCCAAGGTGGCGGAGATGATCTACGCCTGGATTCGTCCCGGCACTAGGAACCTGTGTCTGCCTGATGCAGCCGAGTTGCTGGTTTCAGATCAGCTTCGGGCCATTGAAGCCTTTGTGGGGGCTGGAATCCCCGTCAAGGTCAACACCACTGTCTACCGAGGCTGTAACGAAGCTCATATCAGGGACGTGGCTCATACCGTGGCCGATCTCGGAGCCTCGATCATGGCGGTGATGCCGTACCGCGCGCTGGAAGGAAGTGAGGACTATCTCGCGGTGCAGCCCGGCCTGGGAATCATGCGCGAAGTGCGCGAGGCCGCAGGCAGGTACCTCAAGCTGATGCCTCAGGAAGAAACCTGCGGTTGGGATTTGATGGGGCTGGAACGCCCCGTATCGGAAGCCGTCGGCCTTGGACCGGTCCTGCCCAAGCCCTCTGGCCCACGCGTCAATGTTGCCGTGGCCAGCGAAAGCGGCATGGAGATCGACCTGCATCTGGGACAGGCACCCAAATTTTTGATTTACGGGCCTCGCGAAGATGGGTTGCCGTGTCTGCTGGGCACGCGTCCGGCTCCAGCGCCCGGTGGCGGTGATTCCCGTTGGGAAGAATTGGCCCTGACCCTGTCCGACTGTTTTGTACTCCTGGCTGCCGGAGCGGGGGAAAGTCCACGCAAGATCCTGGGAAGTCACGGTATCCAGGTGCTGGTAACCGACGCCGATGCCGAGGGGGCCGTTGATGTCCTCTTTGGTGGCGGGGAAAAGGGCAAGGGACGTGGCGGCAAACGCTAA